A window of the Tunturibacter empetritectus genome harbors these coding sequences:
- a CDS encoding DUF72 domain-containing protein yields the protein MPKAPSTPAPVAAPKLLARLYAGTSGWAYPTWKPEFYPAGTPAKKFLEFYASQLTSVEVNYTFRALPTAKILESWLAATPSEFRFSFKAPQRITHLKRLRSCEELVTQFVAALEPVRQSGKLGLLLFQLPPNFKADAELLSTFLFLSALHGSSAPLIAFEFRHESWFDEKIYAVLREHNAAVCIAESDDLLTPEVHTAKDYTCYRLRRSSGYSPIELDAFAQRFAALAQQRDVYVYFKHEDEPTGALNATQFLARLQALSEKQ from the coding sequence GTGCCAAAAGCTCCCTCTACGCCCGCCCCGGTAGCCGCTCCTAAATTACTGGCGCGCCTCTATGCCGGGACCTCGGGTTGGGCCTATCCCACCTGGAAGCCGGAGTTCTATCCTGCTGGCACACCCGCCAAAAAGTTTCTGGAGTTTTACGCCTCGCAACTTACCTCGGTGGAGGTCAACTACACCTTCCGTGCCCTGCCGACGGCGAAGATACTCGAGAGTTGGCTTGCCGCGACGCCGTCAGAGTTTCGCTTCAGCTTCAAGGCCCCACAACGCATCACCCACCTCAAGCGGCTGCGCAGTTGCGAAGAACTGGTAACTCAGTTTGTGGCAGCCCTTGAACCAGTTCGTCAGTCCGGCAAACTTGGCCTTCTGCTCTTCCAGCTTCCTCCGAACTTCAAGGCTGACGCCGAACTTCTCAGCACCTTCCTCTTTCTCTCTGCCCTCCACGGAAGCAGCGCACCGCTAATCGCCTTTGAATTCCGCCATGAGTCCTGGTTCGACGAGAAGATCTATGCAGTCTTACGCGAGCACAACGCAGCAGTCTGCATCGCCGAGAGCGACGACCTGCTCACGCCGGAGGTGCACACCGCGAAGGACTACACCTGTTACCGGCTGCGGCGAAGCAGCGGCTACTCGCCAATCGAGTTGGATGCCTTTGCTCAACGTTTCGCAGCTCTCGCCCAGCAGCGCGACGTCTACGTCTACTTCAAACACGAGGACGAGCCAACCGGAGCACTCAACGCTACGCAATTTCTTGCCCGCCTTCAGGCACTGTCGGAGAAGCAGTAA
- a CDS encoding YheT family hydrolase, translating to MPTAEIESIESHAVEFQPRRFIINGHLQTIMGNYLPRLNSLPAPEATLVEVSPATPNQIASQVLCHCHWQPENVRSSRPTAILVHGLEGSSNSQYVIGNSNKLWRAGCNIIRMNMRNCGGTEALTQTLYHSGLSNDVLAVMDFFVAQHRLRSVSLIGYSMGGNLVLKLAGELGSAAPPELHSVIGVSPALDLGPSADALHRPYNRVYELKFLRALLSRYRRKVALFPHVYDPTLATGIRSLRELDDRITAFYSGFTGADDYYYRAAAARVIDQIAVPTLILHALDDPFVRISDESCKTLEANPSIQLITTHHGGHCAFLARPDADSGYDGYWAEHTLLRFLLANA from the coding sequence ATGCCGACAGCGGAGATCGAGAGCATCGAGAGCCACGCCGTAGAGTTTCAGCCTCGACGTTTCATAATCAACGGACATCTGCAGACGATCATGGGCAACTACCTGCCGCGACTCAACAGTCTGCCCGCGCCCGAGGCAACGCTCGTCGAGGTTTCGCCGGCGACACCCAACCAGATCGCAAGTCAGGTTCTCTGCCACTGTCATTGGCAGCCCGAGAACGTCCGCTCCTCGCGTCCAACAGCCATTCTCGTCCACGGGCTGGAAGGCTCCTCGAACTCACAGTACGTCATCGGCAACTCGAACAAGCTCTGGCGAGCCGGATGCAACATCATCCGCATGAACATGCGTAACTGCGGAGGCACCGAAGCGCTTACGCAGACGCTCTATCACTCCGGTCTCTCCAACGACGTACTCGCCGTGATGGACTTCTTCGTCGCACAACACCGCCTGCGGTCAGTATCCTTGATCGGTTACTCGATGGGCGGAAATCTCGTCCTCAAGCTTGCCGGCGAGCTTGGCTCTGCTGCTCCGCCAGAGCTGCACTCCGTCATCGGCGTATCGCCCGCGCTCGATCTTGGCCCATCGGCTGACGCTCTGCATCGCCCGTACAATCGGGTCTACGAGCTGAAGTTCTTGCGCGCTCTTCTCAGCCGTTATCGCCGCAAGGTCGCGCTGTTTCCTCACGTCTACGATCCCACTCTCGCCACTGGGATCCGTTCTCTGCGCGAGTTGGACGACCGTATCACCGCCTTCTATTCAGGTTTCACTGGAGCGGACGACTACTACTACCGCGCCGCTGCCGCCCGCGTCATCGACCAGATCGCCGTGCCGACACTCATCCTTCATGCATTGGACGATCCCTTTGTCCGCATCAGCGATGAGAGTTGCAAAACACTCGAGGCCAATCCGAGTATCCAGCTGATCACGACCCATCACGGAGGTCACTGCGCCTTCCTCGCGCGGCCCGATGCCGACAGTGGCTACGATGGCTACTGGGCCGAGCACACCCTGCTGCGCTTCCTGCTCGCCAACGCATAA
- a CDS encoding MFS transporter encodes MTTSLRSEQRAPLPFLGLACAVGVSTIYYNQPLLLEMGRSYGVTAGHVGFVAVATQVGYACGLLAFVPLGDVLERRALMMKMYGAEAVALLLVALAPGLTWLIVASVLLGLFASVTHVALPIAPDLVSHEKRGRAIGTVMTGLLLGILLARTFAGWVSGIHGWRWVFVVAAVVNAAFVPLMGRVMPKLPPKQQLRYSDAMKSLWTLFRTQPLLRESSVVGALVFASFSCFWTTLAFVLHSHYGLGAGVAGTFGVVGAAGALVAPLAGRLSDRHGSRWVISLGMGLLTFSYVLLWVEEVAGLPITIHIIALAVGVLVLDVGAQMTQVANQTRIFGLMPSARSRINTVYMTVYFSGAAVGSALATIAWEHWRWNGVCCLAIGFIALAGLRHATGGRDAGADYHQVKEEDLLLEA; translated from the coding sequence ATGACCACTTCATTACGATCCGAACAACGTGCTCCGCTGCCTTTTCTGGGGCTGGCTTGCGCAGTTGGTGTTTCGACGATCTACTACAACCAGCCGCTTCTGCTGGAGATGGGCCGTTCGTATGGCGTTACGGCTGGCCATGTGGGCTTTGTGGCGGTGGCGACCCAGGTGGGTTACGCGTGTGGTTTGCTAGCCTTCGTTCCGCTGGGCGATGTGCTGGAACGCCGCGCCCTGATGATGAAGATGTATGGTGCGGAGGCGGTTGCGCTTCTGCTGGTCGCGCTTGCCCCCGGACTGACCTGGCTTATCGTTGCGAGTGTGTTGCTTGGACTCTTTGCGTCGGTCACCCATGTTGCGCTTCCGATTGCGCCCGATCTGGTTTCGCATGAAAAGCGCGGTCGGGCTATCGGTACGGTGATGACTGGACTGCTGCTGGGTATTCTGCTGGCCCGCACTTTTGCGGGGTGGGTGAGCGGTATTCATGGCTGGCGCTGGGTCTTTGTGGTGGCGGCGGTGGTGAATGCGGCCTTTGTTCCGCTGATGGGGCGGGTGATGCCCAAGCTGCCCCCGAAGCAGCAGTTGCGCTACTCCGATGCGATGAAGTCGCTCTGGACGCTCTTTCGCACGCAGCCTCTGTTGAGAGAGTCCTCCGTTGTCGGGGCACTAGTCTTTGCGTCATTCAGCTGTTTTTGGACGACGCTGGCTTTTGTGCTGCATAGTCACTACGGGCTGGGCGCCGGGGTCGCGGGTACCTTCGGGGTGGTTGGCGCGGCGGGAGCGTTGGTCGCACCACTTGCAGGGAGGCTGTCCGATAGGCATGGGTCGCGATGGGTGATCTCGCTTGGGATGGGCCTGCTCACGTTTTCCTACGTTTTATTGTGGGTGGAAGAAGTAGCCGGGCTGCCGATCACGATCCATATCATCGCGCTGGCGGTCGGAGTGCTGGTGCTCGACGTAGGAGCGCAGATGACGCAGGTCGCCAATCAGACACGGATCTTCGGGCTGATGCCCTCTGCGCGCAGCCGGATCAATACGGTTTATATGACGGTGTACTTTAGCGGGGCGGCAGTGGGATCGGCTCTGGCGACTATCGCATGGGAGCACTGGAGGTGGAACGGAGTCTGTTGCCTGGCTATCGGCTTTATCGCGTTGGCGGGGCTGCGACATGCGACCGGAGGCCGCGATGCTGGAGCAGATTACCACCAGGTCAAAGAAGAAGATCTCTTGCTCGAGGCTTAA
- a CDS encoding acyl-CoA dehydrogenase: MSQQVGPMALTQLGDDEQLFRNTIRRFAVEQIGPLVRGMDESQQMDAGLIRKLFELGLMGIEIPEEYGGAGGTFFNAILAVEEISAVDPSVGVMVDVQNTLCINALVRWANEEQKKKYLTRLATDTIGSYALSEASSGSDAFALQTRAVKRGDDYVLNGQKLWITNAKEAGLFIVFATIDPAAGYKGITAFLVEKGAAGFTLGKKEDKLGIRASSTCELIFNDCVVPAAQVLGEPGKGYKIAIETLNEGRIGIGSQMLGLAEGAWGYAAKWAKERKQFGKTLVEFQAMQFQLAEMATEIEAAKLMVYNAARLKDAGLDFLKEAAMCKYFTSQVAERVASLAVEVYGGSGFVKDYPVEKLYRDAKIGKIYEGTSFMQLATIAKLTLGKA, translated from the coding sequence ATGTCGCAGCAGGTTGGACCGATGGCGTTGACGCAGCTAGGGGATGACGAGCAGCTTTTTCGTAATACGATACGGCGCTTTGCGGTAGAACAAATCGGTCCGCTGGTGCGCGGCATGGATGAGTCGCAGCAGATGGATGCCGGACTTATCCGGAAACTCTTCGAACTTGGGTTGATGGGGATCGAGATTCCCGAAGAGTACGGTGGGGCAGGGGGCACGTTTTTCAATGCGATTCTCGCGGTCGAAGAGATCTCTGCGGTCGATCCGTCGGTCGGGGTGATGGTCGATGTGCAGAACACGCTGTGCATCAATGCGCTGGTGCGATGGGCGAATGAAGAGCAGAAGAAAAAATACCTGACGCGTCTTGCAACAGACACCATTGGATCGTATGCGCTCAGTGAAGCTTCGTCGGGGTCTGACGCCTTTGCGTTGCAGACGCGCGCGGTGAAGCGCGGGGACGATTATGTTCTCAACGGACAGAAGCTGTGGATCACGAATGCAAAAGAGGCAGGACTGTTTATTGTCTTTGCGACGATCGATCCGGCAGCCGGTTACAAGGGGATTACGGCGTTTCTGGTTGAGAAGGGTGCAGCCGGATTTACGCTTGGGAAGAAGGAAGACAAGCTTGGTATTCGCGCGTCGAGTACTTGCGAACTGATCTTCAACGACTGCGTTGTGCCTGCGGCGCAGGTGCTGGGCGAGCCGGGCAAGGGATACAAGATCGCTATCGAGACGCTGAACGAAGGCCGTATCGGGATTGGCTCGCAGATGCTCGGACTGGCCGAAGGTGCATGGGGCTATGCGGCGAAGTGGGCGAAGGAGCGCAAACAGTTCGGTAAAACCCTGGTGGAGTTTCAGGCGATGCAGTTTCAACTGGCCGAGATGGCGACTGAGATCGAAGCGGCGAAGCTGATGGTCTATAACGCGGCTCGGCTGAAGGATGCGGGACTGGATTTTCTGAAGGAGGCGGCGATGTGTAAGTACTTCACGTCGCAGGTGGCGGAGCGCGTTGCCAGTCTAGCGGTCGAGGTCTATGGGGGATCGGGCTTTGTGAAGGACTACCCTGTCGAGAAGCTGTATCGCGACGCCAAGATCGGCAAGATCTATGAAGGCACGTCGTTTATGCAGCTAGCGACCATTGCTAAGTTGACATTGGGCAAGGCTTAG
- a CDS encoding tetratricopeptide repeat protein gives MTRYSRQDVIRILHLQARQLTAWERAGLISPKDDYSFDALGQLRRLRDLQATTKISAKNIRASVEAMQRLGGVGNPLLEASFVRRGSRLSFRHGGALMDPLTQQLAFDFETAPARQLRVVGSGDAGLRQAAEIQEMFLRAVQLEENPATIQQAAEIYAAILAMRPQHAPALINLGTIHYNLRRFEDAEGLYRQATVADPEYALAFFDLGNVLDEMQRLAEATTAYQKAVALVPQYADAHYNLALAYERQGQRRRALRHWLAYVRLDPVGPWANHAREQARKILNTEKLSIVTRRGRLVKVAG, from the coding sequence GTGACCCGATATAGCCGTCAAGACGTAATCCGGATCCTTCACTTGCAGGCACGCCAGCTAACGGCGTGGGAGCGAGCAGGACTGATCTCTCCCAAGGATGACTATTCTTTTGATGCGCTGGGTCAGTTGCGCAGGCTGCGCGATCTGCAGGCGACGACAAAGATCTCTGCAAAAAATATACGAGCGTCGGTGGAGGCCATGCAGCGGCTAGGCGGAGTAGGGAATCCGCTGCTGGAGGCGAGCTTTGTGCGGCGCGGATCACGGTTGAGCTTTCGGCATGGCGGTGCGCTGATGGATCCGCTGACGCAGCAGCTGGCCTTTGACTTTGAAACTGCGCCGGCGCGTCAGCTTCGTGTCGTGGGTAGTGGGGATGCCGGTTTGCGACAGGCGGCAGAGATCCAAGAGATGTTTTTGCGTGCGGTGCAGTTGGAGGAAAATCCGGCTACGATCCAGCAGGCTGCCGAGATCTATGCTGCGATTCTGGCGATGCGCCCGCAGCATGCGCCGGCGTTGATCAATCTTGGGACGATCCACTACAACCTGCGGCGGTTTGAGGATGCGGAAGGGCTCTATCGACAGGCGACGGTGGCCGACCCGGAGTATGCGCTTGCGTTCTTCGATCTGGGCAATGTGCTGGACGAGATGCAGCGTCTGGCTGAGGCGACGACCGCTTATCAGAAGGCTGTTGCTCTGGTTCCGCAGTATGCCGATGCACACTACAACCTTGCGCTAGCGTATGAGCGGCAGGGGCAGCGTCGAAGGGCGTTGCGACACTGGCTGGCTTATGTGCGGCTCGATCCAGTGGGACCGTGGGCCAATCATGCCAGAGAGCAGGCTCGGAAGATTTTGAATACCGAGAAGCTCTCGATCGTCACCCGGCGTGGGCGGTTGGTTAAGGTCGCGGGCTAG
- a CDS encoding PspA/IM30 family protein gives MALLERVGTLLRANINDLIERAEDPEKLAKQLVLDMENQLLQVKTQVAIAIADQHLLEKKLKEYEVAMTQWNRKAELAVQKQQDDLARAALERSLSNQQLTANFAQQLEDQKAETETLRNAFNRLQQKLSETRSACELLIAQQRRARTVGKANAARTIAASHQRSTAMNRLRSSIQREEADNFASHVVLESQSLEDRLNTLEREDQIERLLEDLKSRQPRLS, from the coding sequence ATGGCACTGCTTGAGCGTGTAGGAACACTTCTACGAGCCAACATCAACGACCTTATCGAGAGGGCGGAAGATCCTGAGAAGCTGGCGAAGCAACTCGTGCTGGATATGGAAAACCAGCTGCTCCAGGTCAAGACGCAGGTCGCTATCGCGATTGCCGACCAGCACCTTCTCGAGAAGAAGCTCAAGGAGTACGAGGTTGCTATGACCCAGTGGAATCGGAAGGCAGAGCTCGCGGTGCAGAAGCAGCAGGACGATCTAGCCCGCGCTGCGTTGGAGCGCAGCCTGAGCAACCAACAGCTGACAGCAAACTTTGCGCAGCAGCTTGAAGATCAGAAGGCTGAGACGGAGACTCTTCGCAACGCCTTCAATCGTCTGCAGCAGAAGCTGTCCGAGACGCGCTCGGCTTGCGAGTTATTGATCGCTCAGCAACGCCGCGCCCGCACGGTAGGCAAGGCGAACGCTGCCCGCACGATCGCTGCCTCGCACCAGAGATCGACCGCCATGAACCGGCTGCGCTCGAGCATTCAGCGTGAGGAGGCAGACAACTTTGCCAGCCATGTGGTTCTTGAATCTCAATCTCTTGAAGACCGACTCAACACTTTGGAAAGAGAGGATCAGATCGAGCGGCTGCTTGAAGATCTGAAGAGCAGACAGCCACGCCTGAGTTGA
- a CDS encoding flotillin family protein, with the protein MPNSVVIIVGLVVLATLALALLMAKMFRKAGPNEAIIVYGFRGPRVIKGGGAVIFPVVENSRQLSLELMSFDVAPQQDLYTKQGVAVTVEAVAQIKVRSDKESILTAAEQFLTKSPDQREGLIRLVMEGHLRGIIGQLTVEQIVKEPEMVAERMRSTCMDDMSKMGLEVISFTIREVRDKNEYITNMGRPDVARIRRDAEIATAEAERDTAIRRAIALREAAVAKSSADQDRVIAETASLAKQAEAQRDLDIQKAQFMEQSRRQEAQADKAYELQTNVMQQKVVAEQVRVQQVEKQEQVKVQEAEILRHEKELIATVLKGSEIERQRIENIAQADKARVMMEAEGRAAATKLQGEAEANIIFQKGEAEAKAMNVKAEAYQEWTQAAVVDKLITNMADVVRAMAEPLSKVDKITIVSTGNDGATGASKITGEMTKIAAQVPALFEALSGMNLHDLMSNVKAMKPRDDGNGPQA; encoded by the coding sequence ATGCCGAACTCGGTCGTTATTATTGTTGGTCTGGTAGTTCTCGCCACTCTCGCATTGGCCCTTCTAATGGCTAAGATGTTTCGCAAGGCTGGTCCTAACGAAGCGATTATTGTCTATGGATTCCGCGGGCCGCGCGTCATCAAGGGCGGCGGCGCGGTGATCTTTCCGGTCGTGGAAAACTCTCGTCAACTTTCGCTGGAGCTGATGAGCTTTGACGTTGCGCCGCAGCAGGATCTCTACACCAAGCAGGGTGTCGCGGTGACTGTGGAGGCTGTTGCGCAGATCAAAGTTCGTTCGGACAAAGAGTCGATCCTCACTGCAGCGGAACAGTTTCTGACGAAGTCTCCTGACCAGCGCGAGGGTCTCATTCGACTGGTGATGGAGGGTCATCTGCGCGGCATTATTGGTCAGCTTACCGTTGAGCAGATTGTGAAAGAGCCGGAGATGGTGGCTGAACGGATGCGCTCTACTTGTATGGATGACATGAGCAAGATGGGGCTTGAGGTGATCTCTTTCACGATTCGCGAGGTGCGCGATAAGAACGAGTACATCACCAACATGGGCCGTCCAGATGTGGCTCGCATACGACGCGATGCCGAGATTGCTACGGCAGAGGCTGAGCGCGATACGGCGATTCGCCGCGCCATTGCACTACGCGAGGCAGCAGTCGCCAAGTCCTCGGCGGATCAGGATCGCGTGATCGCAGAGACAGCGTCGCTTGCAAAACAGGCGGAGGCTCAACGTGACCTTGATATCCAGAAGGCGCAGTTCATGGAGCAGAGCCGTCGCCAGGAGGCTCAGGCGGATAAGGCGTACGAACTCCAGACCAACGTCATGCAGCAGAAGGTCGTTGCCGAGCAGGTTCGCGTTCAGCAGGTTGAGAAGCAGGAGCAGGTGAAGGTGCAGGAGGCTGAGATTCTGCGTCATGAAAAGGAGCTGATTGCGACGGTGCTCAAGGGCTCTGAGATTGAGCGTCAGCGCATCGAGAATATCGCTCAGGCCGATAAGGCTCGCGTCATGATGGAGGCCGAGGGTCGTGCCGCAGCCACGAAGCTGCAGGGCGAGGCGGAGGCCAACATCATCTTTCAGAAGGGCGAGGCGGAGGCGAAAGCGATGAACGTAAAGGCCGAAGCTTACCAGGAGTGGACGCAGGCCGCCGTCGTCGACAAGCTCATCACCAACATGGCCGATGTGGTTCGCGCAATGGCGGAGCCTCTGAGCAAGGTCGACAAGATCACCATTGTTTCGACCGGGAACGATGGGGCGACCGGAGCCAGCAAGATTACGGGCGAGATGACGAAGATCGCGGCTCAGGTTCCTGCGCTCTTCGAGGCGCTCTCCGGGATGAACCTTCACGATCTGATGTCCAACGTTAAAGCGATGAAGCCTCGCGATGACGGCAACGGTCCACAAGCCTGA